The following coding sequences lie in one Oncorhynchus kisutch isolate 150728-3 linkage group LG3, Okis_V2, whole genome shotgun sequence genomic window:
- the LOC109872299 gene encoding tumor necrosis factor receptor superfamily member 10B isoform X1, translated as MFDKSMSNIGLHYMVVLLIWALNPMVAAQSGLKLTRTGGSVRNLTQRDISCRENLEYPHDNICCLNCLAGTYVKAYCTRALERGTCEACEFDTYTEHGNGLRQCLKCTTCHSDQVTTKACTITQDRECRCKPGSFCAPDQACEVCKKCIRCEENEVTQKNCTATSNTVCQTRLPAPSTIPGTRPAGVGVIVVGVLGITAAIAAVYLKRRNCCKRRDSQNNPSETLKIEVDDQNNRSIEERQNNRSAVQDDTRLRLFLELTQEVGANASSADEDNGLGDSLHNTTNSSQSSLSALPSSSPLSSPSAKRQPGAAATEDVLLRKLAPLNGDESLKKSFELFEELDVYYHNRFFRHIGLRDNAIKSTAHLHPEDRVYELLNVWLEMVGMQADINDLIKALLYLDQKLSAENIISKAIENGYYEYAVN; from the exons ATGTTTGATAAAAGTATGAGCAATATAGGCCTACATTACATG GTTGTCCTCCTAATCTGGGCCCTCAACCCCATGGTGGCAGCTCAGTCTGGCCTTAAATTGACACGGACAGGAGGCAGCGTCAGAAACTTGACACAGCGGGACATCTCATGCCGGGAAAACCTGGAGTACCCACATGACAATATCTGCTGTTTAAACTGCCTAGCTG GTACGTATGTCAAAGCGTACTGCACACGTGCCTTGGAGAGAGGAACGTGTGAGGCCTGTGAGTTTGACACATACACTGAACATGGCAACGGACTACGACAGTGCTTAAAGTGCACCACGTGTCACTCAG ATCAGGTGACTACGAAGGCATGCACCATCACTCAGGACAGAGAGTGCCGGTGTAAACCTGGGTCATTCTGTGCCCCTGACCAAGCCTGTGAGGTATGCAAAAAGTGCATAAG ATGTGAAGAGAATGAGGTGACGCAGAAGAACTGCACTGCTACGTCCAACACTGTCTGTCAGACCAGACTGCCCGCACCCAGCACCATCCCAGGTACAAGACCAG CAGGTGTTGGTGTGATTGTGGTGGGAGTACTGGGTATCACTGCTGCAATTGCTGCTGTCTATTTGAAGAGGCGAAATTGCTGTAAAAGGAGAG ACTCCCAGAATAATCCCAGTGAGACGCTGAAGATTGAGGTG GATGATCAAAACAACAGGTCAATTGAGGAGAGGCAGAACAACCGGAGTGCTGTGCAGGATGACACTCGGCTCCGTCTTTTCCTGGAGCTGACCCAGGAGGTGGGCGCCAACGCCTCCTCAGCCGATGAGGACAATGGACTGGGCGACAGCCTCCACAACACCACCAACTCCTCCCAGTCCAGTTTGTCTGCACTACCCTCATCCTCCCCGCTTTCCAGCCCTTCGGCCAAGAGGCAGCCAGGCGCTGCGGCTACG GAAGATGTCCTTCTCAGAAAACTTGCTCCTTTGAATG gtgacGAGTCCTTGAAGAAAAGTTTTGAACTTTTTGAAGAGCTGGATGTTTACTACCATAACAGATTCTTCAGGCACATAGGACTCCGTGACAACGCTATAAAAAGCACTGCACACCTTCATCCTGAAGACCGAGTCTATGAACTGTTAAACGTATGGCTGGAAATGGTGGGCATGCAAGCTGACATAAATGACCTAATCAAAGCCTTACTTTATTTGGACCAGAAGTTATCAGCAGAAAATATTATTTCTAAAGCCATTGAAAATGGTTATTATGAATATGCAGTAAATTAA
- the LOC109872299 gene encoding tumor necrosis factor receptor superfamily member 10B isoform X2 — translation MFDKSMSNIGLHYMVVLLIWALNPMVAAQSGLKLTRTGGSVRNLTQRDISCRENLEYPHDNICCLNCLAGTYVKAYCTRALERGTCEACEFDTYTEHGNGLRQCLKCTTCHSDQVTTKACTITQDRECRCKPGSFCAPDQACEVCKKCIRCEENEVTQKNCTATSNTVCQTRLPAPSTIPAGVGVIVVGVLGITAAIAAVYLKRRNCCKRRDSQNNPSETLKIEVDDQNNRSIEERQNNRSAVQDDTRLRLFLELTQEVGANASSADEDNGLGDSLHNTTNSSQSSLSALPSSSPLSSPSAKRQPGAAATEDVLLRKLAPLNGDESLKKSFELFEELDVYYHNRFFRHIGLRDNAIKSTAHLHPEDRVYELLNVWLEMVGMQADINDLIKALLYLDQKLSAENIISKAIENGYYEYAVN, via the exons ATGTTTGATAAAAGTATGAGCAATATAGGCCTACATTACATG GTTGTCCTCCTAATCTGGGCCCTCAACCCCATGGTGGCAGCTCAGTCTGGCCTTAAATTGACACGGACAGGAGGCAGCGTCAGAAACTTGACACAGCGGGACATCTCATGCCGGGAAAACCTGGAGTACCCACATGACAATATCTGCTGTTTAAACTGCCTAGCTG GTACGTATGTCAAAGCGTACTGCACACGTGCCTTGGAGAGAGGAACGTGTGAGGCCTGTGAGTTTGACACATACACTGAACATGGCAACGGACTACGACAGTGCTTAAAGTGCACCACGTGTCACTCAG ATCAGGTGACTACGAAGGCATGCACCATCACTCAGGACAGAGAGTGCCGGTGTAAACCTGGGTCATTCTGTGCCCCTGACCAAGCCTGTGAGGTATGCAAAAAGTGCATAAG ATGTGAAGAGAATGAGGTGACGCAGAAGAACTGCACTGCTACGTCCAACACTGTCTGTCAGACCAGACTGCCCGCACCCAGCACCATCCCAG CAGGTGTTGGTGTGATTGTGGTGGGAGTACTGGGTATCACTGCTGCAATTGCTGCTGTCTATTTGAAGAGGCGAAATTGCTGTAAAAGGAGAG ACTCCCAGAATAATCCCAGTGAGACGCTGAAGATTGAGGTG GATGATCAAAACAACAGGTCAATTGAGGAGAGGCAGAACAACCGGAGTGCTGTGCAGGATGACACTCGGCTCCGTCTTTTCCTGGAGCTGACCCAGGAGGTGGGCGCCAACGCCTCCTCAGCCGATGAGGACAATGGACTGGGCGACAGCCTCCACAACACCACCAACTCCTCCCAGTCCAGTTTGTCTGCACTACCCTCATCCTCCCCGCTTTCCAGCCCTTCGGCCAAGAGGCAGCCAGGCGCTGCGGCTACG GAAGATGTCCTTCTCAGAAAACTTGCTCCTTTGAATG gtgacGAGTCCTTGAAGAAAAGTTTTGAACTTTTTGAAGAGCTGGATGTTTACTACCATAACAGATTCTTCAGGCACATAGGACTCCGTGACAACGCTATAAAAAGCACTGCACACCTTCATCCTGAAGACCGAGTCTATGAACTGTTAAACGTATGGCTGGAAATGGTGGGCATGCAAGCTGACATAAATGACCTAATCAAAGCCTTACTTTATTTGGACCAGAAGTTATCAGCAGAAAATATTATTTCTAAAGCCATTGAAAATGGTTATTATGAATATGCAGTAAATTAA